The Nocardioides humi genome includes a region encoding these proteins:
- a CDS encoding class I SAM-dependent methyltransferase, translated as MTDAIRDAYDRSAAAWRAGPVAVYARLAEALLGHAPVPLAGAVVLDAGAGTGVVGAAARRRGAVRAVGVDLAPAMLGGAVEAVAADLARLPFRDHAFDLAVAGLSLGHLPDPGPALAEVRRVVPVLLASAFAEGWTHPAKTVVEEVLAGCGYTAPAWYGRFKDGTERRVGDPGRLAALGRAAGFATVAVRRVVVATGVHRPGDLVAWRLGMAHHAPFVAGLPTEEQDAVRQEAERLLAGAPEVVVPMLVLTAR; from the coding sequence GTGACCGACGCGATCCGGGACGCCTACGACCGGTCGGCCGCCGCGTGGCGGGCCGGGCCGGTGGCGGTCTACGCGCGGCTGGCCGAGGCCCTGCTCGGGCACGCGCCGGTCCCACTGGCCGGCGCGGTGGTGCTGGACGCGGGGGCCGGGACGGGGGTCGTGGGAGCGGCGGCCCGGCGCAGGGGAGCGGTCCGGGCGGTGGGCGTCGACCTCGCGCCGGCCATGCTCGGCGGGGCGGTCGAGGCGGTCGCCGCGGACCTGGCCCGGCTGCCCTTCCGGGACCACGCCTTCGACCTCGCGGTGGCCGGGCTCAGCCTCGGCCACCTGCCCGATCCCGGGCCCGCGCTGGCTGAGGTGCGCCGGGTCGTGCCGGTCCTGCTGGCGTCGGCGTTCGCGGAGGGCTGGACCCATCCGGCGAAGACGGTCGTCGAGGAGGTGCTCGCCGGGTGTGGCTACACGGCGCCCGCCTGGTACGGCCGTTTCAAGGACGGCACCGAGCGCCGGGTCGGCGACCCTGGCCGGCTGGCCGCGCTCGGTCGCGCGGCCGGCTTCGCGACGGTCGCCGTCCGTCGGGTCGTGGTCGCGACCGGTGTCCACCGCCCGGGCGACCTCGTCGCGTGGCGGCTCGGCATGGCCCACCATGCGCCCTTCGTCGCGGGACTGCCCACCGAGGAGCAGGACGCCGTGCGGCAGGAGGCGGAGCGCCTGCTGGCCGGTGCCCCCGAGGTCGTGGTGCCGATGCTGGTGCTCACCGCGCGCTGA
- a CDS encoding phosphotransferase: protein MSEQPEVLDSVDALLAGATDREVMEAPGKSGAVLERVTIDGTRYVVKYLDHDRDWSLRAAGVPGSPTVELWRRGILRDLPDEIAQPIVAVAHDGDRPALSALLMRDVGEWLVPAVDDPITEEQNARFLDHLAALHAAFLGTERDIDVVAPADRYLELSPRMAAAEAALGQDHLVPRLVAQGWPLLESVAPRAAAVVVPLVQDPAPLLAALDSTPQTFVHGNWKLDNLGTDPTDPTDGADRTILLDWETPGRGAGTADLAWYLAINCRRLPVGKEQAIELYRAALERRGVDTGPWWDRQLALGLLGALVQFGWEKALGGYDDELAWWEERAVAAAALL from the coding sequence ATGTCCGAGCAGCCGGAGGTCCTCGACTCCGTCGACGCGCTGCTCGCCGGCGCGACCGACCGCGAGGTGATGGAGGCGCCCGGCAAGTCCGGCGCGGTGCTCGAGCGGGTGACGATCGACGGCACCCGGTACGTCGTGAAGTACCTCGACCACGACCGCGACTGGTCGCTGCGCGCGGCCGGAGTACCCGGCAGCCCGACCGTCGAGCTGTGGCGGCGCGGGATCCTGCGCGACCTCCCCGACGAGATCGCCCAGCCGATCGTCGCGGTCGCCCACGACGGGGACCGCCCCGCGCTGTCGGCGCTGCTGATGCGCGACGTCGGCGAGTGGCTGGTGCCGGCCGTCGACGACCCGATCACCGAGGAGCAGAACGCCCGCTTCCTCGACCACCTCGCCGCCCTCCACGCCGCCTTCCTCGGCACCGAGCGGGACATCGACGTGGTCGCGCCGGCCGACCGCTACCTGGAGCTCTCGCCGCGGATGGCCGCGGCGGAGGCGGCGCTCGGGCAGGACCACCTGGTGCCGCGGCTGGTGGCCCAGGGCTGGCCGCTGCTGGAGTCGGTGGCGCCGCGGGCGGCCGCGGTCGTCGTACCTCTCGTCCAGGATCCGGCGCCCCTGCTGGCCGCCCTCGACAGCACCCCGCAGACCTTCGTGCACGGCAACTGGAAGCTCGACAACCTCGGCACCGACCCCACCGACCCCACCGACGGAGCCGACCGCACCATCCTGCTCGACTGGGAGACGCCGGGCCGGGGCGCGGGCACGGCGGACCTGGCGTGGTACCTCGCCATCAACTGTCGCCGCCTGCCCGTCGGCAAGGAGCAGGCGATCGAGCTCTACCGCGCGGCCCTGGAGCGCCGCGGCGTCGACACCGGGCCGTGGTGGGACCGTCAGCTGGCGCTGGGGCTGCTCGGCGCGCTGGTGCAGTTCGGCTGGGAGAAGGCCCTCGGCGGGTACGACGACGAGCTGGCGTGGTGGGAGGAGCGGGCCGTCGCTGCGGCGGCCCTCCTGTAG